The DNA window CTGTACCCGGGAGACCGCGTCCGCGTGGGCTCGACGATGGCCGTCTTCGAGCCGCCACCCGTGACGCTCGTGGAGGGCGGCCCGACGTCGCCTGGGCACGTTCCCATCGAGGAGGTGCTGCCTCACGTGGGCGCGGCCGCGGCGCTGTACTCGGCCGGCACGGCGCTCCTGGGGGCAACCAGTGAGGCCATGGTGTTGAGGCGACTGGCGGATGAGGTGGCTCGGGCGCTCAGCGCGGACCGGGCCGCGGCGCTGCTGGGCACCAACACAGGCCTCCTGACGGCGGCGGTGTCGGGGGCTGAGGCCATGGCCGTGCCCCGCTCGCTGGCGCAAGTGGCGTTGGAGCGCAAGGAGCTGGTCCAGGCCGAGTCCGAGATGTGTGCCCCTCTCGTGGCGTCCGGGGGCATGCCGTTTGGGGTGCTGTATGCGACTCGCGCGGACTCGGCCTTCACGGGAGGCGAGGGGCAGCTCCTCGCCGCGCTGGGGCGGCTGGGGGGGGAGGCGTACACGGCGGTGCGCTCGCGGATGGAGCCGGAGGATGCCGCGCCGGTGCTGCTGGGGGCATCGCGAGTCATGCGTGCGCTGGGGGAGGCTGCTCGCCGGGCCGCCAACAGCGCCGCGCCCGTGGTGCTGCATGGCGAGGCGGGGACGGGCAAGACGCAGCTTGCTCGCGTCATCCATGCGCGCTCTCCGCGGGCGCTGGAGCCGCTGGTGGTGGTGGATTGCAGGCAACCTCCCGAGGCCGTCGAGGAGGCCCTCTTCGGCCGCGCAAGCGCACCTGGGCGGCCTCCCGTGGCCTCCGCGCTGCTCCGCGCGGACCAGGGCTCCTTGCTCCTGCAGCACGTCGACGCGCTCTCGCGTGGTGCCGCTGAGCGGTTGGCTCGCTTGTTGGCCCGTCGGGTGGCTCCCGCGCGACAGGGCGGCGAGGAGCCCGTCGATGTACGGCTGCTCGTCACGTCGGTGGCGCCGGTGGCCTTGTTGGGGACTCGAGGTGAGGTGGAGGCCTCGCTGGCTCGTGCGCTGATGGGCTTCGAGCTGGAGGTGCCGCCGTTGCGCGAGCGGCGGCAGGATGTGCTGGTGTTGCTCGAGCGCTTCGTGGCTCGCGCGGCGCGGCGGGTTCGGCGCGAGCCACCGACCTTGGGGCCCGAGGCCAAGCGCTTGCTGGCTGACTATTCGTGGCCGCAGAACGTGCGTGAGCTGGAGCTCGTGGCGGAGCGGTTGGGGTTGCTCTACGCGGGTGGCCGGGTCGGTGCACTGCACCTTCCCCCCGAGGTCCAGCAGGGGAGCACCGCCATCGACGCGCAGACACTCCAGGCTCGCGTGGGACGCTTGGAGCGTGATGCCATCGCCGAGGCGCTGCGGGAGTCAGGAGGGAAGAAGGTCCGGGCCGCCGCGCTGCTTGGCATCAGCCGGCCCACGCTGGACAAGAAGATTGGGGAGTACGGCCTGTCCGTGGCGCGAGGCCGTCGAGGTGAGGACGGGCGCTGACAGGCTCGTCACCTCCCGTGGCTGAGCCACGGCGCCACCACTCGGCGAGAAGAGGCAGGAGTCCAGCGTGAGAGTGGTGCGAGGCCGTCAAGGTGAGGACGGGCTCGTCATTTCCTCCGGCTGAGCACCACTCCACCGAGGATGAACGCGGCTCCCAGCGCCTGGAACGGCGTGGGCCGCTCACCACGCACTGCCCAGGCAGTGAGGGCAGCGACGATGGGGACTCCCGTGTTGTAGAGCGCCGCGCGGGCACTCCCCACCTGCTGCACCGTGCGGCCCCAGATGAAGTAGCCCAGCACCAGGGGAATCAGCGCCGTGTACACCATGCCCACCCACGCCCCACCGTGGAGGCTCCCCGCGTCCAGGTCGAGCACCGCGGGCAGTCCCGCCAGAATCACTCCCGGCGCTCCCGTCAGCATGGTGACCGCGGTGATTTGCAGCGCCGACACCTCGTTGCCCAGTGAGCGGATGCCGACGGTGTAGATGGCCCAGCAGGCGCAGGCACCCAGGATGAGCACATCCCCGAGCCTCGTGTTGGCACCCATCGCCGGGCCCCGTGCCGCGACCACCAACACCATGCCCACCACCGCCAGCGACAAGCCCATCACCAGCGGCCGACTGAGCCGCTCCACGCCCAGCACCGCACCCAACGCGGCCACCATCACCGGCGTCGCCGCCGTCAAAAGCCCGCTGTTCGCCGCCGTCGTGTTCGCCACGCCGAGCACGAAGCAGAGCTGGTACAGCGTGTTGCCCACCAACCCCAGGCCCGCGAGCTTGAGGAACACCCCTCGCCGCAGCGGCTTCCATCCCTCGACCACCAGCAGCAGCGCGAGCATCGCTACCGAGGCGATGGCGAAGCGCACCGACATGAAGGCCAGGGGCGGCATCACGCCCACGACCTCCTTCACCACTGTGTAGTTGGTGCCCCAGGCAACAACGACCCCGAGCATGGCCAGGTCGGATGCCGAGAGGGCTCGGGGTTGCGCGGCGGGAGCAGTAGCGGCGGAGGTAGACACGGCGCGCGGAGGGAATAAGGCCCAGAGGGCTTTCCTGCAACCCGACGTTTGCCCTCGCCTGGCTTGTGCCTCCTGCCCGGGCATGGCTTATACGCGCACCATGGACCTACGTTTTTCGGATGAGGTGCGCCGGGCCCTCGACGCGCGCAAGCCCGTTGTCGCCCTGGAGACGAGCGTGGTGGCCCAGGGGCTGCCCTATCCGCACAACCTCGCCGCCGCACGCGCGTGCGAGGAAGCCATTCGCCGCGCCGGGGCCATTCCCGCGGCCACCGCCGTGGTGGACGGCGCGGTGTGTGTGGGCCTGGAGGACGTGGAGCTGCGCAGGCTCGCGGAGGGCAAGGAGCCGCTCCTGAAGCTTGGCTCCCGAGACCTGGCCATCGCCGTGGCCACTCGCGCCACGGGCGGCACCACCGTCAGCGCCACCTGTGAGCTGGCCGCCGCGGCCGGCATCCGAGTCTTCTCCACCGGCGGCATCGGCGGAGTCCACCGGGGCGCTTCGGAGCACTGGGACATCTCCCAGGACATCTCCGCGCTGGCTCGCTTTCCCGTCGCGGTGGTGTGCGCGGGCGCGAAGTCCGTGCTCGACCTGCCCAAGACGATGGAGCTCCTGGAGACGGCGGGAGTGCCCGTCATCGGCGTGGGCACTCGCGAGCTGCCGTCCTTCCACAGCCGCGACTCCGGAATCACGCTGGAGCACAGCGTGAATGACGTGGCCACCGCGGCACGCATCGCCCGCGCTCGCTTCGAGACGCTGGGGCAGGGTGGGGTGCTCTACACCGTGCCGCCCCCCGAGGAGACCGCGCTGCCTCGCCACGAGGTGGAGCTGCAGATTGCCTCCGCGCTCGCCGAGGCCGACAAGCAGGGCGTTCGTGGCAAGGACGTGACGCCCTTCCTACTGAGGGAGCTGGGCCAGCGCTCGGGCGGCAAGACGCTCAAGGCGAACCTGGCGCTCCTCGAGAACAACGCCCGCTTCGCCGGTCAGCTCGCCGTGGCCTACGCCCGCGGGGACTGAGGCCTGCTTCTCCACTCCGGGGCGCGAGCATCGAGTTGCCGCCGCGCCCCGGTGTGCCTCCCTCTACCGAGGGCTACTGCTGGAACCAGCGCATCATCGTCTCCAGCTCGCGCCGGTCCACCTCGTCGAAGGTGCCCTTGCTCGAGGAGTCGATGTCCAGCACGGCGATGAGCTCGCGGTTCTTGCCGTACACGGGCACCACGATTTCAGACGCGGAGCGGGCGTCGCAGGTGATGTGGCCGGGGAAGGCGTGCACGTCCGCCACCACTTGCGTCTCACCCTTCGCGGCGGCCGTTCCGCAGACACCCTTGCCGAACTTGATCTCCAGGCACCCCAGCGTCCCCTGATAGGGCCCCACTCGAAGCAACTGTCCCGGCGTCACCACCCGGTAGAACCCCGTCCACAGGTGGCCGAAGGCGTTGTGTAGCAGACAGCTCATCGTCGCCATGCCGGCGATGGGGTCGTCGATGCCCTCGAGCACCGCCTGAACGTGTTGATGCAGCTCCGCGTACGCCTGTGCCTTGGGTATCTCGCGCAGGTCCAGGGTGACTTCCGCCATGATGGGCTCCTCGAGCCAGGGGGCCGCGCTTTCCCTGTCAGC is part of the Myxococcus landrumus genome and encodes:
- a CDS encoding pseudouridine-5'-phosphate glycosidase — its product is MDLRFSDEVRRALDARKPVVALETSVVAQGLPYPHNLAAARACEEAIRRAGAIPAATAVVDGAVCVGLEDVELRRLAEGKEPLLKLGSRDLAIAVATRATGGTTVSATCELAAAAGIRVFSTGGIGGVHRGASEHWDISQDISALARFPVAVVCAGAKSVLDLPKTMELLETAGVPVIGVGTRELPSFHSRDSGITLEHSVNDVATAARIARARFETLGQGGVLYTVPPPEETALPRHEVELQIASALAEADKQGVRGKDVTPFLLRELGQRSGGKTLKANLALLENNARFAGQLAVAYARGD
- a CDS encoding FHA domain-containing protein, which produces MPALLLLTGPSAGLRYEVLSDMAIGRSPSCEIPLRDDQVSRKHAQLTVSDGQVRLADLDSRNGTLVNGARISNEVVLYPGDRVRVGSTMAVFEPPPVTLVEGGPTSPGHVPIEEVLPHVGAAAALYSAGTALLGATSEAMVLRRLADEVARALSADRAAALLGTNTGLLTAAVSGAEAMAVPRSLAQVALERKELVQAESEMCAPLVASGGMPFGVLYATRADSAFTGGEGQLLAALGRLGGEAYTAVRSRMEPEDAAPVLLGASRVMRALGEAARRAANSAAPVVLHGEAGTGKTQLARVIHARSPRALEPLVVVDCRQPPEAVEEALFGRASAPGRPPVASALLRADQGSLLLQHVDALSRGAAERLARLLARRVAPARQGGEEPVDVRLLVTSVAPVALLGTRGEVEASLARALMGFELEVPPLRERRQDVLVLLERFVARAARRVRREPPTLGPEAKRLLADYSWPQNVRELELVAERLGLLYAGGRVGALHLPPEVQQGSTAIDAQTLQARVGRLERDAIAEALRESGGKKVRAAALLGISRPTLDKKIGEYGLSVARGRRGEDGR
- a CDS encoding DMT family transporter, with amino-acid sequence MLGVVVAWGTNYTVVKEVVGVMPPLAFMSVRFAIASVAMLALLLVVEGWKPLRRGVFLKLAGLGLVGNTLYQLCFVLGVANTTAANSGLLTAATPVMVAALGAVLGVERLSRPLVMGLSLAVVGMVLVVAARGPAMGANTRLGDVLILGACACWAIYTVGIRSLGNEVSALQITAVTMLTGAPGVILAGLPAVLDLDAGSLHGGAWVGMVYTALIPLVLGYFIWGRTVQQVGSARAALYNTGVPIVAALTAWAVRGERPTPFQALGAAFILGGVVLSRRK
- a CDS encoding GAF domain-containing protein, whose amino-acid sequence is MAEVTLDLREIPKAQAYAELHQHVQAVLEGIDDPIAGMATMSCLLHNAFGHLWTGFYRVVTPGQLLRVGPYQGTLGCLEIKFGKGVCGTAAAKGETQVVADVHAFPGHITCDARSASEIVVPVYGKNRELIAVLDIDSSSKGTFDEVDRRELETMMRWFQQ